GCACTTTTGATAAAATCTAAAGGAGTAACATCAACTTCCTCGATAGTAATGGAATTATAATGCTCGACAGAACTCGGTTCACCGTTTATAAAATTCCTGATATAACAATCTTTGAAATGCCATTTATCATCTTTCCATTCAGCGTTCGAAGCTGTGATCTTTCTTAATATTTCGCTGGTTTCAGGATCAATTTTTGTAATATCTATCGTTTTCAAAACATTTCGATAACCATCAAAAAAACCGATGTAATAAAGGTTATTATCTTTACCAAGATAGTGGATATGAGATCGCATTTTTTTATCTTCTACTTTCTGATTTTTGATCTTTTCCGTATAAACATATTGTCTGTATTCTTCCGCTTTAGGAAGGACAAATTCTCCTAAAATCAAAATAACTATGCTGAAGAAAAAACCGAACCAGAACAAAGGTGTTACCATTCTAACGATGCTTATTCCTGCACCGCGAATAGCGATCGATTCGCTGTATTTGGAAAGGTTGTTCATCAGGAATAGACCAGCAAGTAAGACTACAACCGGTGAAGTCAGCAGGATCAGGTAAGGTAACCTCAAGACAAAATAGATCATCATGTCATCTGTCGATGCTCCTTTTCTCATCAATCCGGGCATGCGATCAAAAATATCGACAACCAGGAAAAGGATCGAAAACGCACCGATAATGATCAAAAAAGTTTTAATGTATTCTCTTAGAATATACTTATCTAATATTTTCATTTTTAT
Above is a window of Candidatus Cloacimonadota bacterium DNA encoding:
- a CDS encoding YjgP/YjgQ family permease, with protein sequence MKILDKYILREYIKTFLIIIGAFSILFLVVDIFDRMPGLMRKGASTDDMMIYFVLRLPYLILLTSPVVVLLAGLFLMNNLSKYSESIAIRGAGISIVRMVTPLFWFGFFFSIVILILGEFVLPKAEEYRQYVYTEKIKNQKVEDKKMRSHIHYLGKDNNLYYIGFFDGYRNVLKTIDITKIDPETSEILRKITASNAEWKDDKWHFKDCYIRNFINGEPSSVEHYNSITIEEVDVTPLDFIKSAKKPMSMNFFELKEYIKRLQKVGEKFNKELVELNFKISFPFANLIILLFCVPLVSTSSRSRGRGIIFAIGLLVCFLFLSSLRICQSLGHNGVLSPLLAAWLSNLIFTFVGIFFVIKAEV